The nucleotide window CAGAATAGCTTGCCAACCGGCTTGTTGCATTTCTTCCGGGTTTTGAGACTCTGCTTCAAATTGCTCATCTATTTGGGTGCCGCCATCTACGTTCTTAAAATCAACCTTCACCTTACGCCCATCACCTAATGTATATTCCAGGTATTGCGTTTCTGTTACTACATCAAAAGTGCCGCCAAAATCGAAACCAAAGCTGCCGTCTTTAGCTTCCATCCTGTAAGAGAATTGACCGCCAGGTTTTAAATCATGTTCTGCTTTAGGAGAGTGCCAATCAGGCGATGCGGCGTTCCACTGCTGAATATCGGATGGCGTAGTCCATAATTTCCATACTTTCTCTACGGGCGCGTTTACTAATGCTGATACAGTAATTGCATTTGCTTTTGTTTCCATGATAATTTTTGTTTTGTTACACAAACATACAACAGCGATCTGCCAGAGATAATAGATATTAGCGACTAATTGAAGGTATTTTGCGACAGGTAATATTTTCCTAATCTTCTCTTACAAAAGGATTATTGCGTTTCTCAAAACCAATACTGGTTCCACCGCCATGCCCGGAATATACTTTGGTTTCATCCGGCAAAGTATAGAGCTCGGTTTTAATGGAATGCTCCAGCTGATCGTAGTCTCCTCCCGGTAAATCAGTACGCCCAATGCTGCCACTGAACAACACATCACCACTGATCACATAGCCATCTTTCTCATTATAGAAACTTACGCTACCTGGTGAATGACCGGGTGTAAATAATACTTTCAATTCGTCGTGACCGATCTTTATTATATCTCCAGGATTTAGCCATTTCATTTCACCGTTATAATTCTCAAAAGGCAAACCATACATATCCGCCGATTTGGGTGCGAAACTCAAAACCATTTTTTCCGTTTCGTGCAGGTATAAAGGCAACTGCCAGGTATCGCTGACGAACTTGTTCCCAAAAACATGATCCAAATGACAATGCGTATTCAACAGGTAAACAGGTTTGAGATTTTTGGACTGTATAAAGCGAACCAATTCGTTGCGCTCCACGTCAAAATAACATCCGGGATCAATGATACAGCAATCGCCATTTTCAGCGTACAGCACATAAGTATTCTCTTGTATCGGGTTAAAAGTAAATTTATGTACGGATAACATTTTTTGTTAAATTTTTTAATTTGAAGCAAAAGTAGCAGATGTTGCCAAGACCAATACATATTACAATTTAAAACAATCGTAGATTTGCGTTCGATGAATCTTATTCTGAAGTTTTTGATCCTGCTTATCGGACTAACAACCTGTACCGTAACTTTTTCGCAAAAAACATTAAGGGGATTGGTAAAAGATGCGCATAGCGATGAAGCTATTGCTTTTGCATCGGTTACTTTTAAAGGCACTTCGATGGGAGCGATTACCGACTCAACCGGCAGGTTTGCTTTCTCGGTTATCGACTGGCCGTCCGATACCCTGGTTATTAGCTATGTAGGTTATGAAACTTATTTCCTTACGATGGACCAGGCTAAAAATGATATGGATGTCACCATCCCTATGCAGCGGGGAACTACAGACGATGTTGTTATCGTAAAATCTAAAATTGACAAGGGGCTCTGGCTCTGGAAAAAAGTGGTAGAACATAAGCCACAAAACAACCGGTACAAGTTTGATAATTTTTCCTACGAACTATACAATAAGCTTGAAGTGGATCTGAAAAACTTTAAAAGCCTGCAAAAGATAACAAGATTTAAGCCACTCCGTCCTATCAACGATCTGATCAATCAAAACATAGACACTTCAGAAGGAATTAAAATTTTACCCACTTATCTCACAGAGGCTATCAGTAATTATTACTACCAGAAAAAACCGACGAAGCGCAGGGAAGAAATTATTGGCGCTAATACCAATGGTATTAAGAACGAAAGCATAGTAAAATTCCTGGGCGGTATGGACCAGGTAATTAACGTGTACAATAACTTCATTAATGTTTTTAATAAAGAGTTTGTAAGTCCTGTTAGTGACAATGGCGATTTTTATTACAAGTATACAATAGCCGATACGCAATATATTGCCGGCGAAAGATATTATCATCTTTTATTCAGGCCTAGGCGTAAAGGCATGAACACATTTGAAGGAGATTGCTGGGTACATTTTGGCAGTTTTGCCGTTCAAAAAATGAACCTGG belongs to Niabella yanshanensis and includes:
- a CDS encoding SRPBCC family protein is translated as METKANAITVSALVNAPVEKVWKLWTTPSDIQQWNAASPDWHSPKAEHDLKPGGQFSYRMEAKDGSFGFDFGGTFDVVTETQYLEYTLGDGRKVKVDFKNVDGGTQIDEQFEAESQNPEEMQQAGWQAILDNFKAYAERA
- a CDS encoding MBL fold metallo-hydrolase — protein: MLSVHKFTFNPIQENTYVLYAENGDCCIIDPGCYFDVERNELVRFIQSKNLKPVYLLNTHCHLDHVFGNKFVSDTWQLPLYLHETEKMVLSFAPKSADMYGLPFENYNGEMKWLNPGDIIKIGHDELKVLFTPGHSPGSVSFYNEKDGYVISGDVLFSGSIGRTDLPGGDYDQLEHSIKTELYTLPDETKVYSGHGGGTSIGFEKRNNPFVRED